The Dendropsophus ebraccatus isolate aDenEbr1 chromosome 10, aDenEbr1.pat, whole genome shotgun sequence genome has a segment encoding these proteins:
- the EXOC3L2 gene encoding exocyst complex component 3-like protein 2 isoform X1, translated as MPVTAPNPFDENTPLDRPAPEGGNPFFDDEGEGKRESLGSDVKRRGTLEKIAGLSPFWKGGKSLLGVRGTPEKRRGRRKSEDVSLLSLGRKKESGEEDGGGPGGGVKRLSFLWLGSSGGSTGNRSRRESMVEVVPESNEVIREAEKPREPLSVLEILQLIQRRELRSADQHVIELEAECDGELSPVGLKSPGRQAKDVTLLYEALMKEMWAVVEESLNNKGKHLKLNEVIGVIQQEEARENHGKNMRGHWAEAVQRSVQQRLKSNLEGKMGSLPSQADRVKRIVVEDLTSVKNYLVCSYPREFEVFRIYLSAYHRGVADWLSTATQRDLETNDIYFILDWNSNVYCRDILSRPEISPLINPYELGPLLTSDTRTMLEQQYVSLIQQRISNRLEEEHKVEQDRWTQTIRNEDLHSGFSGRIIQIMKPHIDRAPQISEGFGVMVAVSCLSCFSEFLRRFHKSVERFYLEQEGLTETTEAFIYCIISIVNCCPPFRDFASRMAQLAKGDGVDLQGQAEGSLDRITALGTRAISDLILLDIKPFSKKILGRRWLNNSEACDGIVSILGERTAALRKLSPGPYQATISELHRRIVLELVRPLIQGKMSCTTSKARRKVATKLREESKQLGQIFSRLESPQTTLDQVIPRLTEILVLDDTASIQMEVGMLVSDFPDFRKRHLSSLLDVRGLWDPSSRQQILGVLHDLESVDALPLSRSAPGFFSEIGITRDTRCLNISFSRASQFGRRTLSRLHHRQRNISSPSGGGLGNGEEDTQL; from the exons ATGCCAGTCACAGCCCCCAATCCATTTGATGAGAACACCCCCCTGGACCGCCCTGCCCCTGAGGGGGGCAATCCCTTCTTTGATGATGAGGGGGAGGGTAAAAGGGAATCATTGGGATCAGATGTAAAACGTCGGGGGACACTTGAAAAAATTGCTGGACTTTCACCATTCTGGAAAGGAGGGAAAAGTCTTCTGGGGGTGAGAGGAACACCGGAGAAAAGACGAGGGAGGAGAAAATCGGAGGATGTGAGTCTCTTGTCTCTTGGCCGCAAAAAGGAGAGTGGAGAGGAAGATGGCGGTGGTCCTGGTGGTGGAGTCAAGCGCCTCTCCTTCCTATGGCTCGGTAGTAGTGGGGGAAGCACGGGCAACCGGTCACGGCGGGAATCTATGGTGGAAGTGGTTCCTGAAAGCAATGAGGTTATCCGAGAAGCAGAGAAACCACGAGAGCCACTCTCAG TTCTGGAAATCCTACAGCTCATCCAGCGTCGGGAACTGCGATCAGCAGACCAGCACGTTATAGAACTAGAAGCCGAATGTGATGGAGAACTGAGTCCTGTGGGCCTGAAGAGTCCGGGCCGGCAGGCCAAGGATGTGACTCTACTGTATGAGGCCCTGATGAAGGAGATGTGGGCAGTGGTGGAAGAGTCTCTCAACAACAAAGGGAAACATCTCAAACTGAATGAGGTCATCGGTGTCATCCAGCAGGAGGAGGCCCGGGAAAACCATGGCAAGAACATGAGGGGACATTGGGCAGAGGCCGTGCAGAGGAGCGTGCAACAGAGGCTAAAGAGCAACCTAGAGGGCAAAATGGGCTCCCTGCCATCCCAAGCCGACAGAGTGAAGAGAATTGTGGTGGAAGACCTGACGTCAGTGAAGAACTATCTG GTTTGTTCGTACCCCAGGGAGTTTGAGGTTTTCCGGATCTACCTCTCTGCCTACCACCGAGGAGTTGCTGATTGGCTCAGTACAGCGACCCAACGTGACCTGGAGACCAATGACATCTACTTTATTTTGGACTGGAACAGTAATGTCTACTGCAG GGATATCCTATCCAGACCAGAGATCTCCCCGCTCATCAACCCATATGAGTTGGGCCCCCTGCTAACCAGTGACACAAGAACCATGCTGGAGCAGCAGTATGTCAGCCTCATACAACAACGCATTTCCAACAGACTGGAGGAAGAACATAAGGTGGAACAAGATCGATGGACACAGACTATAAGGAATGAAGATCTGCATTCAGGCTTCAGTGGAAGAATCATCCAG ATTATGAAGCCACACATAGACCGAGCGCCGCAGATCAGCGAGGGTTTCGGGGTGATGGTGGCCGTCTCCTGCCTTTCTTGTTTCTCTGAGTTCCTGCGCAG GTTCCACAAGTCCGTAGAGAGATTTTACTTGGAGCAGGAAGGACTGACAGAGACGACTGAGGCCTTTATCTATTGCATCATCAGTATCGTCAACTGCTGCCCCCCATTCCG AGATTTTGCCAGTCGCATGGCACAACTTGCTAAAGGAGATGGGGTGGATCTACAGGGTCAAGCTGAGGGATCCCTGGATCGTATCACTGCTCTTGGCACTCGGGCCATTTCTGACCTGATTCTGCTCGACATAAAG CCATTCTCCAAAAAGATTCTGGGTCGGCGATGGCTGAACAATTCAGAGGCGTGTGATGGGATTGTATCCATCTTGGGGGAGCGTACAGCTGCCTTGCGCAAACTAAGCCCAGGACCTTACCAG GCCACCATATCAGAGCTTCATCGCAGGATTGTGCTCGAGCTGGTTCGTCCTCTTATACAAGGCAAAATGTCCTGCACCACTTCAAAGGCCAGAAGGAAAGTGGCCACCAAACTGAGAGAAGAGTCTAAGCAGCTGGGGCAGATcttcagcaggctg GAATCTCCCCAAACCACCTTGGACCAGGTCATTCCCCGTCTCACTGAGATCCTTGTTCTAGACGATACGGCATCTATCCAGATGGAAGTTGGGATGCTGGTGTCCGACTTCCCAGATTTCAG GAAGCGTCATCTGTCTTCTTTACTGGATGTTCGTGGCTTGTGGGACCCAAGCTCCAGGCAGCAGATCTTGGGTGTCCTCCATGACTTAGAAAGTGTCGATGCTTTGCCTCTTTCCCGGAGTGCTCCAGGTTTCTTCTCTGAGATCGGCATCACACGGGACACCCGCTGCCTAAACATCAGTTTCTCCAGAGCCTCCCAGTTTGGTCGCAGGACTCTCAGTCGGCTCCACCATCGGCAAAGAAATATTTCAAGTCCTTCTGGTGGTGGTTTAGGCAACGGTGAAGAAGATACACAGCTCTAG
- the EXOC3L2 gene encoding exocyst complex component 3-like protein 2 isoform X2, whose amino-acid sequence MAVVLVVESSASPSYGSVVVGEARATGHGGNLWWKWFLKAMRLSEKQRNHESHSQLIQRRELRSADQHVIELEAECDGELSPVGLKSPGRQAKDVTLLYEALMKEMWAVVEESLNNKGKHLKLNEVIGVIQQEEARENHGKNMRGHWAEAVQRSVQQRLKSNLEGKMGSLPSQADRVKRIVVEDLTSVKNYLVCSYPREFEVFRIYLSAYHRGVADWLSTATQRDLETNDIYFILDWNSNVYCRDILSRPEISPLINPYELGPLLTSDTRTMLEQQYVSLIQQRISNRLEEEHKVEQDRWTQTIRNEDLHSGFSGRIIQIMKPHIDRAPQISEGFGVMVAVSCLSCFSEFLRRFHKSVERFYLEQEGLTETTEAFIYCIISIVNCCPPFRDFASRMAQLAKGDGVDLQGQAEGSLDRITALGTRAISDLILLDIKPFSKKILGRRWLNNSEACDGIVSILGERTAALRKLSPGPYQATISELHRRIVLELVRPLIQGKMSCTTSKARRKVATKLREESKQLGQIFSRLESPQTTLDQVIPRLTEILVLDDTASIQMEVGMLVSDFPDFRKRHLSSLLDVRGLWDPSSRQQILGVLHDLESVDALPLSRSAPGFFSEIGITRDTRCLNISFSRASQFGRRTLSRLHHRQRNISSPSGGGLGNGEEDTQL is encoded by the exons ATGGCGGTGGTCCTGGTGGTGGAGTCAAGCGCCTCTCCTTCCTATGGCTCGGTAGTAGTGGGGGAAGCACGGGCAACCGGTCACGGCGGGAATCTATGGTGGAAGTGGTTCCTGAAAGCAATGAGGTTATCCGAGAAGCAGAGAAACCACGAGAGCCACTCTCAG CTCATCCAGCGTCGGGAACTGCGATCAGCAGACCAGCACGTTATAGAACTAGAAGCCGAATGTGATGGAGAACTGAGTCCTGTGGGCCTGAAGAGTCCGGGCCGGCAGGCCAAGGATGTGACTCTACTGTATGAGGCCCTGATGAAGGAGATGTGGGCAGTGGTGGAAGAGTCTCTCAACAACAAAGGGAAACATCTCAAACTGAATGAGGTCATCGGTGTCATCCAGCAGGAGGAGGCCCGGGAAAACCATGGCAAGAACATGAGGGGACATTGGGCAGAGGCCGTGCAGAGGAGCGTGCAACAGAGGCTAAAGAGCAACCTAGAGGGCAAAATGGGCTCCCTGCCATCCCAAGCCGACAGAGTGAAGAGAATTGTGGTGGAAGACCTGACGTCAGTGAAGAACTATCTG GTTTGTTCGTACCCCAGGGAGTTTGAGGTTTTCCGGATCTACCTCTCTGCCTACCACCGAGGAGTTGCTGATTGGCTCAGTACAGCGACCCAACGTGACCTGGAGACCAATGACATCTACTTTATTTTGGACTGGAACAGTAATGTCTACTGCAG GGATATCCTATCCAGACCAGAGATCTCCCCGCTCATCAACCCATATGAGTTGGGCCCCCTGCTAACCAGTGACACAAGAACCATGCTGGAGCAGCAGTATGTCAGCCTCATACAACAACGCATTTCCAACAGACTGGAGGAAGAACATAAGGTGGAACAAGATCGATGGACACAGACTATAAGGAATGAAGATCTGCATTCAGGCTTCAGTGGAAGAATCATCCAG ATTATGAAGCCACACATAGACCGAGCGCCGCAGATCAGCGAGGGTTTCGGGGTGATGGTGGCCGTCTCCTGCCTTTCTTGTTTCTCTGAGTTCCTGCGCAG GTTCCACAAGTCCGTAGAGAGATTTTACTTGGAGCAGGAAGGACTGACAGAGACGACTGAGGCCTTTATCTATTGCATCATCAGTATCGTCAACTGCTGCCCCCCATTCCG AGATTTTGCCAGTCGCATGGCACAACTTGCTAAAGGAGATGGGGTGGATCTACAGGGTCAAGCTGAGGGATCCCTGGATCGTATCACTGCTCTTGGCACTCGGGCCATTTCTGACCTGATTCTGCTCGACATAAAG CCATTCTCCAAAAAGATTCTGGGTCGGCGATGGCTGAACAATTCAGAGGCGTGTGATGGGATTGTATCCATCTTGGGGGAGCGTACAGCTGCCTTGCGCAAACTAAGCCCAGGACCTTACCAG GCCACCATATCAGAGCTTCATCGCAGGATTGTGCTCGAGCTGGTTCGTCCTCTTATACAAGGCAAAATGTCCTGCACCACTTCAAAGGCCAGAAGGAAAGTGGCCACCAAACTGAGAGAAGAGTCTAAGCAGCTGGGGCAGATcttcagcaggctg GAATCTCCCCAAACCACCTTGGACCAGGTCATTCCCCGTCTCACTGAGATCCTTGTTCTAGACGATACGGCATCTATCCAGATGGAAGTTGGGATGCTGGTGTCCGACTTCCCAGATTTCAG GAAGCGTCATCTGTCTTCTTTACTGGATGTTCGTGGCTTGTGGGACCCAAGCTCCAGGCAGCAGATCTTGGGTGTCCTCCATGACTTAGAAAGTGTCGATGCTTTGCCTCTTTCCCGGAGTGCTCCAGGTTTCTTCTCTGAGATCGGCATCACACGGGACACCCGCTGCCTAAACATCAGTTTCTCCAGAGCCTCCCAGTTTGGTCGCAGGACTCTCAGTCGGCTCCACCATCGGCAAAGAAATATTTCAAGTCCTTCTGGTGGTGGTTTAGGCAACGGTGAAGAAGATACACAGCTCTAG